A region from the Gemmatimonadaceae bacterium genome encodes:
- a CDS encoding TolC family protein yields the protein QAKVTRDNANYALKARQLQVTTDVTNAYLSLIAAAKTVQLQEQTAQKAAEELAAVEERYKVGAATFLEVTTSRGSYETAQIGRVNSIYDYHTAFANLESAVGRPLR from the coding sequence GCAGGCGAAGGTGACGCGTGACAACGCGAACTACGCCCTCAAGGCCCGCCAACTCCAGGTCACCACTGACGTCACCAACGCGTACCTGTCGTTGATCGCCGCCGCGAAGACGGTGCAATTGCAGGAGCAAACGGCTCAGAAAGCCGCCGAGGAGCTCGCGGCGGTGGAAGAGCGGTACAAGGTCGGCGCGGCGACGTTCCTCGAAGTCACCACGTCGCGCGGCTCGTACGAAACGGCGCAGATCGGCCGGGTCAACTCCATCTACGATTACCATACGGCGTTCGCCAATCTCGAGAGCGCAGTCGGGCGCCCACTCCGCTGA